Sequence from the Torulaspora delbrueckii CBS 1146 chromosome 5, complete genome genome:
AAGATCTCTCATGAATAAACCCTGTAGAAGGCAGAAGGGTtcgttcaagaattttttgattaaTCAAGCTGACGTTGTGCAAGGCTTAATATACCTTCAAGGTTCATACAGACATTTTAACAAGATCATGAAacattctttcaaatcagCACCTGCTTTGTACTCGCAAACCATTTCGAAGGCAATCTGGTAGAGGCCGCGGTTGCTCTACCATGCTTCAATCGGGACAAGATTGATTTTGGTGAAGTACTTGTCATATAAAAGAAGACCAAAAGGCCTTCTGGTAATGAGATTCTTTGCCCTTTAAGATAATCAAGTGATAGACCAAACATGAAACTAACCTCGCTCTCGTTACTCGCTTTTACGGCCCTTGGTGAATCCTTAGCCGCTCCTGTCCTTAattccaattcttcgattgaacttgaaactTCTTTAGCGGAGCAATTCGTTTCATGGCCTGAACCAACCTTCCCAAAACTTTACCACACTTGCAACACTACTAACACAAGAATGTTGAATTctgctttcaaagactctGTTGAAGCTACTGCCGTTGCTAAGAGGAGGCTTCTTAAATTTGGTGTCGATGACGCCTACTACAAAAGGTGGTTCGGAGACGGAAGTATCTTCAGCGTCATGGGTGTTTTAGATCATTTGATTGAATCTTCTAAAGAAGGCGTTTTGTTTAGATGTGATGACATCGATGGCCTATGTGCCGAGAATCCTGACTACTACGCAGGTCATCACCGTGAGTCTGCTCCTTCGGAGACTGTGATCTGTGATTATTACTACAGGTCGAAGAGACCATTGTCTACGGTTTGTTTTGATGGTACTATCACAGATGTCGGCCCAACGCATTACGCTGGTATCGATTTATTACACCGTTACTTGCATGTGCCAAGTATGAACTTGGATTTCGTCGGTGAATTTGCTGAAGATTTagaagagattttggagTATGCAGAAAGTAACTCGACCTACGCTGTGAGAAATGCGGATAGCTACTTATACTATATCGCTGATGTTTACACCTCTTCAGTGGTCCCTGGTGGATGTCTTGGTGACATTTAATTTGGGAGATCTTTTTTTTTAGACCTCTGATATACGATCTTCGCTCTTACTCCTTAAATATTTCCCGTTCTTTGGCGTCGACTGATGGCGCCGATTTAACTTTTTATATTTTAGAaactttcttggagaataGACTGCCAATTGAAGAGTGTTCTTATATTTATTATGAATACTAGTAAGCCAGATTTACACTTATTAAAACCATCGCCCAATGTTTCTGAAGTTTTGAGTTAGGCAGGTTAACGGTGGAGACATTTGAGGTGAAAATCTTCATACACTAACCGTGAGTAATCAGGTGGCGTGTGATGCTTTAAGCGCTTCCAATGGTGTTTTACGTTACACTGCTCAAAACTTGCTTGTCAAGTTTCTGGAATTATAAACAAAAATATACAGATGATGGCTATGAGTTCAGTGATATGAAGTCAAAATCAAGTAAATCATTCGCAATTCTATAGGCTGCATTAACTAATCAACCCATGATTGATTTTCTCAATAAAGTAGCTTACGAATACTTAAATTATGCGACTGTTCACAACCGAATGATCTTGCTTTTTGTGATACCGTTGCCGTCACTATATTTGAGAATCAGGTTGATGTTTTGCAAACAAAACAAATGGCCGCACCTATTAACACGTTGTCAATTGTAGCCCATAGAACTATACGATATCGGTATATGGATTCGTCAACTCTGAAGTTATCGACAACATTACCATCGGCGCCACAGATGTCTTTGACTAGTGGGATATCATCTGCGATGTGAACCAATCTCTCACTTGAGTTACTTGGATAGAGCATATAGGTATTCAGAACCTTACTAGATAAGAACAGAAATGGCCAAAGGGATATATCGAAACATTTGACCGATGTGACGAACAAAAATGATTTCGTGGCCTAGAAGAATGGAGatttcactttcaaaaatattgGATATTAAGGCGTTTGGTTTCAAGTTATCGCTCAAGGAAAATGGATCGTACTTTGATGATGGCTAGATACCGCACCTTAGAAACCAGAAACACCAAAGAAGTTCGGCAGTCCGATGGTTCAAGGAGAAGAACCGGCTTGAAAATCGGTAGCATACAATCCTGGGTTTGCGATTTTCTTGGCAGCAgcgatcttcttttctATGTCATTTAGTTCAGGGAGACCATAAATCCATTTCGTTCCAGGAACAATTCTATGGGCTGCAGAAAGATTGACAATATCCTATTTACAGTGGATGCTTTGGATGGCTTCAACAAAtggtttttttttggtGATGCCATAACCAAGAAATCGACACTAAGGACGGTCTGCTCTTAGGATATTATtaaattttgcaaatttcaTCTGACACATCTAATCAATTATAGTTGAGTCAATTGACACAGATATATTAGAAGAAAAGCTGACTTATCCATACGCCTTTGGATTTGCAAGTGTTCATAAATTTTAGTTAGTCCAAATTTAAAGCATTTCTGTTAAAAAAACAACATTCCATAGCTACATGCAACAAAAGTATTTAACACCTTAAATTAAAAATGGATAATCATTTTTTTCTGCAACTACCTTTCGATACTAATGAGCATTTACAAATAACTGTTAGCAGGGCTCAAGAAACATAGGCTGACAAAAGTCCTTTGACTCTAAAGAATGATGGCCAAAGGGCGTGGCCTCCAACCTTCTTTTGATATTAAAGCAATTAGATCATAATTCCCATTGATTATCAGGTCAACATATCTAATTTTAGCTACGTCAAACGTACAGGGGTAAATTACCACGGTTCCGCACAGGTACACCCTATTAGCTGTTGGAAGGCAGCTCCTTGCATTTGGCAATGAAaggttgatgaagtgaTCTCATAAATCATCCTCAGGAAATTTCTTAAATATTTTTAGAGAATAAACACTACCCGGTACAGCCTTCTGATTCTACGGCCGCTGACGGTACTTTTATTCATTGAGTTGCTGAAATGTATTTCCAAAGGTTTTAACCAGATATGAGTCGCTGTCCCTTTGGGCAAGTAGGCACCTCGCAAGAGAACTATGCAAATTGTTTGGCTGTGCCCAAGGAATTATAGCTATGGAATACTATATGTACTTACTCCATCGATAATTCAAGGTACAATAACTCGCGCCGGTGATCGAACTCCGCACACGCAGTATCTCATACAACTTCTAAAAATCTTCGTTAAATCCTCCCCTCAGGCTCAGGAAAGCAATATAactttctttcaagagattatACACTACAGCGTTTTCCCTATAGCCcaaaaagatgatttaAGACTTTAGCACACCAGTGGTGCGAAAATCACCTACGGTTTCTTTAAACCTGCAACAAGAGTTGACTGAAAATACGCTTTTCAATTAGTCAAAGAACAAATTCTCCTTTCTAGTGTAGCCACTAGTTTATGATTAATTGCTCCCGTTCTCATCCCCTACCGTGGTAAATTTCTTTTCTGACTatgtttttcaaatgatttTACCACCAGTAGTATCTCAAAGCATGAAAGCTCTAATCTTACAAAGCAATTGCCTTTATCccaattgaaaaaacaaCCTACTCGGGAAACATTTTTGTTTAAGATTTCCAGCTACTAAACATATTGAACCAAAAAATTCGGTTTAACCTGTTGGCCTTATTCGATAGAAATAATAGGTTTAGTATGGGAGCTGAAAATTTTCTTGAGATTTTCTTTAGGGTTATACACAAGCAAATGATAACTCTATGACTTATTAGTTTTATTTTCGTCAGGTAGGTCCATATTGTTGGATAAAAAAAAGTCGGGCGGAAGTTTTTTGATCATGTTTAACAAAATGTTTTTAGTCAAAAGCATGTAATCCAGAATTGATGGAGCGTAGTTTTATCTAGTGGGGTGAACCTCGTAAGATGATCGCTTGGGCGACAGCGACCTATCTGCAGCCTAAGAAATCCCATTTTTATCCTCAATCTTCGTAGTATTAATAATCTGCAGGTTACTCGAAAAAAGTAGTCAAGAACAAATATTCAAGTAGCTAGTTCTGATTATTGCTGATAGATTCTAGTACATTTTCCATTTCCTGAGAGACAGATATGACCAGAAGCCTTAGACGTTACTCgattgatattttgaactATCAAACGAGAGATGCATTGTTCGTACCTATTTCTTAAGGTGCACAAGAGATTTTTTGGTTGAATCCAACTGTTCTCCGTATTATGTCGCATAAAAAAGCCCAAAGCATTTTAGGTATAATAACAGcgttgattttttttaCGGCAGCTCGACTGGTGCTAATGAATATTTTCATGGCGTCTCCCGAATCACTTGCTTTCTCTTTACTGGAATTTGTGAGAGTTCTAACAGCTGGGGCTCGTATCAAGGTAACGATGATTTAACCTTATATCTCGATACATTTTTCCTATCTCTTTTATGATAAATGAAGAGCAGCGACCGTTTCCCAACATATATCGGTTTACTGAAAAGCAAAATAGTGGTTTCTCTTTACTCCTTGATTAAACATATCTACATCGGCAATTAACTACATAGAATCACCTACAGCTCCTATTACGCACCTCCATCTAATAGTAAAAGTTGTCTCTGGGTGGGTATTATGGTACGAGACAGTTCTGATAGAGAACATTACCAGCGTGAACccaccaaagaaaaaggaagaaaataTAGCGAGGCTCAGGCTTTCAGAACTTTTTTTGCAAATATTAACCATCAAAATACCCTTAGGCTATAAATGTAAACCGAGAAAAGACACTGCTCGGCATTTCTTGGGTATATAATTATTCATAAAAAAAGTTTTGGTTAGATATCGTCTCTCATTCGTTTGAGGTATCATTAGATACTGCCAGCAAATATAGGCATCTCACAAATACTAATAGTTACGCCAAGACTGTAATGAGTtataatttcttctttccttaACCTATATACGCGATACTAAAGACCCAAACACAAGTAAAACCTTCGAATGCAATAGAGCATGTTAGATGACTTTCTGTAGCCGAAAAGCGCTCAAGGAGCAATCAATCTAGCGAAGCAATATCATAATGAGTGGTAAGATTGACGAACATGGTAATTGATATCGCAATCAGTATACAACGAAGTATTAGAATTTTTTATTATCTTGCCATGTAAATCACtaaaatgaaaaatcacgTGCGTTAAACGGTCACGCATCCAGTGAGATTCGCTAACAAACGTGCCAAATGATACCGCCAAAACCGTTCAAAACAATAAACCAATAACAAATATTCGTGTATAGTGACAATACTTTGCCGAAAACAAACGTCTATAGTGATAGCCAAGAGTTCATTTAACTAGTAGACTACTTTGGAGCAGCTAAAAACACGAGTAATCTCGGTTAGGTTCGGAATATCAGTGATATTAAGTCAAATTTGTTAAATAGTGTCCCATTTCTTTTAgccaaaaattgatttcCCCTAATTTATTGAATTGAACCACTTTTCTACCAAACATTAAAACCAAGATTTATTTAAAACCACACCGGCATTACTTAGATTAGATCAGGATTCAAAAAGACAAAAAGGGAATATCGCAATTCATTCCGGAAAGTATCAAATAAGATTACGTTCATTAGCACTCATGAGTGACTTACGGCACTACGCAGCGTATTATGACTTTGCAGAGTATAATATTTGATTAGGGCTTTTCAAAGGATAAATTAACTATTAAATTAAAATCCAAGTTGAACAAGGTATGGCGAAGTCAGCTAATCGACGAGACAAATAAGTACCAAGAGTACCGAGAGCGTGACAACTGAAGTTAAAATCTGTAACCACGGGCTAGCATAGTAATTAAGGCCATATCTGGGCGAAGTTGTCTATAAACATCAATCCAATTCGGAAAGAGAGCTCCAAGCCGTTCAAGTGTTTCCTGCATATGTACAACTCGTATTTATTTTGTCACACTAAACTTATTCGGTTTCGTGGTCTAGTTGGTTATGGCATCTGCTTAACACGCAGAACGTCCCCAGTTCGATCCTGGGCgaaatcaatttttttcaaaaaacaCATTTCAACATCCATACACACCGTACATGGACTAATACAGAAATATCCAAGTACACCACAGCGGCTTGAGACAGAATGAACTCATCCATGTCGCGACAATGAATAAAGCCTCTGACAAAACTAGGTTTGAGAGGAACATCACGTTGATCGAAAAGTTGTTAGCCACTGCACAATTGAATATATATTACCAGATGTTAAAACAGTCTGACCCGCTGGCCGTTTTCTTTCAGCTGGCATCATCCAGTTTGCCTGAATATCTCTTCGCCATATATGCCATTTAAAGGATCCAGTTCCCTTCTTTTCCACATCACAGCTTGCTAATGAGATAGCGACCTCTACGACACCAACCATCCCGACCATCATCCAGTTGACCCACCAAATCACAACACTACTACAACGCAATCCATCCCCCCTCCTCGCCCAAGCTTCTCAACTCTACTTCCAAGCATTACTTTCCCCCTCCAACAAGACATCATCAATGCAAATACAAATCTACAAAATCTTTTAATTAACTCTCCCGCTCATATCTTTGATCCACCCACTCCACAAACCCACACTTCGGCTTGACAAAATTAAACTGCTGCGAGAAAGAGTCCAGTTACACTGGTCAAGTTATGAGGCAAAAGATGGCAGACTTTGAAAGTCAATAGTAAACATCGCTAAATACGAATATTATCAATTTCGATTATAAGCTGCATTGGCCCTTCTACGCTTGTTTGCAAACTTGAAATGAAGTTAGTATCTCTGTTCTTCCCGTACACTAGTCATTAGATGTGAAACATACCCATACACGGACCTGCCGAGGAGATAGGCCGCACACTTTAGCTACAAGAtgtctttctttggaatttaGAGCTCTCTTCCTCTCATACAAACGTTCCAGAAGCAAACGAACCTCATCAGAAAGCCGCTTTCTAGTTACTGTTGAGCTGGTTACAGATATATCAGTTTCGAGAGAGgttgatttggaagaacGGTCCGTTACACTTTGCTCACTTCCGCCAATACACGCATTTCCTTCGATGTAAGTCTTTTGTTGCATGTGAATGAATTTATCATTGAGCATATTAAGCATTTGTTCTGCTACTTGACTCTTTTTTGCCACAGGAATTGAAAGGGTCTCCAAACACTAGTCGATGTTTTGTCAGTATATTGCATTCTACTGTGATGGTAAATATATCACTATGCCATGACCATAACAAAATACAACACATACCTTAcagaatctttcaaaaaagaGCTCATATTGGGAACTCAGTAATTCAACTTGTGAGCGATTAGCATCCTTATGAGGTTTAATATTCATCTTGTTAAAGCCCTTCTTTTCCATGTCGCTGCCAATTGCTGGATCCATACTCACCGCATTACACAGCTCCATGATAGAAGTTATTATACTTTCGATAGGCTCTACGGAACCCATTGTTAATGATATCAAAATATGATATCCGAGGTTACTGAAATTTGAGATTTTAGGATTGTATCTAAGACGCCTTTGCTTCACCTCATTCTTAataaattttttgattgtaACTTTCGGGGgttcttttgaagctgttatttcttcttcaacttttcaatttttctaatCTTACCTCATGCTAATATCTTTTCCTGAAACATCATTTCGCATCTCACATATTAGCCTTTGACGCGCTACCCTTAGATTGCCTCAAAACAATACACGTAAAACACATAAATAGGCAGAGGTCAACCGATTTTCAGAAAATCCATTATCAAAATGCCTGTCATCAGTAAGAAAGATGGTTTGCGTATCCGAGTGTACACTTCCCAAGGCAGGCCTCGAATACACTGATGAGAGCAAGGATTTTGTATTCTTCAGGTTGGGAGATAAGAAGCAGGCAAACTCTGTCAAGTTTACATTTGTGGGGCAGAAGGTTTTTAAAACAAACCAATTGGCTGAATTCAATCTCTCTGATGAGGGGACCAAAAAGAAAGATTCACAAACGTTAATAACAAGACCGCGTAACTGTTTCATTATCATGCGTACTTTGATTCATAATGTTATTATCCGCTGTCTCGAAAAGTGTGACATATCTTCGTTGAAACATGTATCTGCAATCACTTCACAACTATGGGGGAAGAATGATGGAATATTTCAGCTATactttgagcttctttcacaatttgaagagcacTGGCATCTAAACATTTATCCTGAGTATCGTTACCATAAGGTCAATAAAATAAGTCGGCAACTGGAAAATAAGCTCGTGTATCAGAATATGTTAAATCGAATGCGCTATTTTACAGCTTCTTCGCTGTTATCTAAATTGGAAGGTATTTTAACATTCCCGGTTGCGTCTGCCGCGGATACTGCTGTTGATGCCACTGCTGCTGCGGAGATCCCCACTGCGGCTGAACCGTTCAGTTCCACCTATACCTATTTTTCATTGTCATTCCATCAAAGCGGCGTAAAGCATCAATACCATCCTCGCCAACAACACCGCCAGGTGATAAATAGTACGGTTCGGGTCGGGAAGACCCAACAACAAGACTTCGCAAGTCCTCAAGAGCGGAAATCCTTTGACGCTCTCCACAACAAGCGTCCAAGAGCTGATAGCGTCGATGATGGCAAATTGAACCGGAAGAATAGGTGTAAGGCCGTTACACAAGAAACTCTGTGTGATCGTATCAAATTCGGCCTTCCCAAGAGAAATGGCCGCTCTCCCTTGTCACTGGAGAGAGCTAGAAAATCCAACACCTCAAGATCTAAGGAATCATTAAACCAAGAACagaatgctttgaagactgTAACTACATCCGCACAAACAGATCCTACCGATTCTACAAGAAAGTGCTCCGCGCTTTTTAGCCATGGAAGAATACCTGTCTCCCAAcaaaccttcttcaagtccatgcctttcaaagacgtTCAAAGTACCAGCGTTCCTTCTACGATGGCCTCTTCAACCCAACTCCCCGGAAGTAACGTGAATAGCCTGCGTAAAAATCCCAAAAGGGTTTATTCAAAGCCTCAGTGTATGGTTGGGTCTAAACAACGTCTGGACGTTCAAGACCTTTACCTAGAGAAGAAACCCATCATTGTATTATCTTCCGATCAGCCGTACAATGACTAATCTTGCAACTATTCCTTCAAACTACAGAATGATCCTTTGTGTTTGGTTGCAATGATGTGTGAGGCACTTACCCTAGGGCTCAGACAGTGTAAAAAGAGATAGCTTTCAGAGAGCGAATGGATTGGCCATTTGGAAATGGCAAAAAGTAAGCATagcttcttggaaattcaaaaaCAATAATCTATTCTAATAAATTCCTGCCTCCGGCGTAACCACTCACAACCTAGTTTATTTAGTTATTTATATATCTGAAGTCAATTTTGGGCCCATTGTTACATTAACTTTAGTagagtattttttttctcttgTCTTGaggttcttcaaactttttaaaatcttgatttTCACTTCATTCTTTCTATTCGTTCTCTACTCTTTTAATCGctttttattttatttttattttttattttttttttttcattttctgtCATCTTCCTGTCAGATCCCTGCCTATATCATCATTATACCATCGCTTCAGCCTCACAACACTGTGAGACTTCCGCCACGCACCTGCCAGAACCTTTGCATACTACACAAAAGGACTACCCTTACTTGAACTGAGCGATCATAAGCAGATGTCAGGAACCAAATCAGAATCATCGAATGCAGTAGTTAAATATCCATGGTGGTATGGAGGTGTAGGAGGAATCGTTGCCTGCATCATTACTCATCCGCTAGACCTCGCAAAAGTGCGACTACAAACAGCAGCCCGTCCTAAACCAACACTATTCTCCATGATCCAGAGAATACTAAAGAATGACGGCCCACTTGGTCCCTATTCAATTTAACCGCTTGACATTTTGCAGTGCCCTTTTTCACAGCTCGCCATAATAACCATACTTGAAAACAGACTTAAATAATTCATCAGCAGGTTTTGAGGCAGAAGCCCAGTTCtgcaaactttgaaatcatctCAAGGTACCAATATAAGCGTTTCGAAAAGGTGTACATCAGGGTGATTAATATGTTTCTCGCCAGTTGTTTATAAGTTAATCTGCCGAAGACTCTGTCCGATTAGGTCAACACATTACAACGTATCAGCTTCAAATGTCCAAAAGTGGCTAACGCTTGTCGAAAGAAGCGGTAGCTTTTCTAACTAACAGATCGAAAGTTTCCACATAAAGCAGTCTTTGCTCCGGATAGCCACAAAATATTTGTATTCGCCTGATCAACTGTTCTGTTGAAGGCTCTCCTCCTTTAGCAGAAAGTCTTATTTGTTCAAGAGCCTTTGGCTTAGAAGAGACGGCAAGATCATGACCGGCAAGACTATAATTTATTTTAGGGCAGTGGTGCGACAAAGGATCCTGAATCTTAACCAGCAAGTCGTCCGCTTCAATCGATGCTCCTTTATCACCTTGTGACGTATTGAAGTTCTTAGAAGAGACCTCTTGCATTCTATCCGCTAAAAGTTCGGAACTGTCCTCTAAATGGGATTTGCGCCGTTTAGTTACAGGTCTGGGCTCCCTTCTTTTTGCCGAGAGGCGCCCGGCTCCCCTTCGCCCTGTGCCACCAGTGTCCTGTGCAAGCTGGTGCTCTGATGTCATCGTATGCTTGGGTAGTATCTCGCATCGGTCCACTGGTGTGCCATGGCTCGACGACTTAATTGAACCACTAGGTTGATTCGTAGCGCTTCCAAAACAGGAGTCAAATAGTCTGTCATGCGCAAGTGACACATTATGCTGAGTTAAAACTTGACACTCTTTATGTAACGTTGTAATTTTTGTAGAGTGCTGCGCAAGGTTtggaaattcaagaagaaccTTTATCATCCTTTCCAGCTTGATTAGGCTTCTTTGCAAGCAGTACTGGAATaaggtttctttgaaatgagCTAGCGAATTTCGTACATGGTTTGCGTACCTAGGTGAACTCTCTTTGGCTATTGCGGTTGGGGAGATCTTGCTCAATTTCATTAACTCTTCTTCGGTAATcactttgattttgaaattaACCTCCTCGTGCTTGATCTCAGGGGTTGGCAAATTTCCAGGGCTCTCTCTGCGATAGTTCTCCAAGTCTTTCTCCTGCTGTTTTAATAACACAGATGTTTCTATACTGTGAATATTTAATGGCTTTCCATACACCACATATTTCGAAGTTCTTTGGCCTCTCTTCCGTGTCATTCGTATAGCTATTGCAACGTGTGTAGCTTTACTATGATGAATCTTTCGGCAGTAAAATCTTCCCTTGCTATTCACAAACATGATGTACTCCTTCTCCGTCACCACTTCGAAAAGCATGCTGTTGTTCGTCACAACGAAGTTTGAGCTCACATGTTGTAATCTTCGCAATGATTCGCACTGAAATGCACTCTGTAAGGCCCTTATCTTTTGGGTTGTATCAGGATCTTGTGTTTCGCTCCCATTTCGCTCATCGTTCTTCTGCGTGGTTAATTTAACTACAAACCCATCTATGACAGTGAGTTGGCCCTTAGGCCCATATATGACCGGATATACTGGCATTTTAGTTCAGAACTCCTCCAAAGAACTCAAGCTTGAGCGTGAGATGAATAAGCGTCTTTTATCTCTGTGAGACAATTAGCCGTACCAGAggagcttctttcaaatctttacGCAATTGTAACAAAGTATACTCAAAAGATGCGGTCAAGTGAGGTGTAAAACACAGTCTTGCATCTGAGGTCCCGCACAAAACTGTAGAAGATTCTCTCAAATGATAGAATCAAGCACTCCAAACACAGTGTTCAGTAGAAGTGTTCGCAGGTTCCGCAATGGTGATTCGTTGTCGTTTTGTCACTTAGTTTCATCTCAACAATCCTCTGCAGATGTTTAATTGTCTTTTTCGGTGATCGCGCGAGAGCGCGTTGTGAGTTCAGCTTGTTTCAAAAGGAGCGGCTTTTAAGGGACTAAATTGGTTGGCGATGAAGATCATCTCGTCACAAAACCAACCAATCAAGGAGACTGAGGTTGGGTGCTATTCGTTGAACAGAGAACGACCTTGATTATAGTTGCACCTGTATGTCGTTTTGGCTCCCTCAGAACCTCCAAAAGAGGCTGCTTCTATATGCGGTACAGCAGGTATCGGTGTTATCGAATGTCGATTTGTCCAATCTACATGTTTCGTTAGGATCGAGCTCTCAGTTTACGTTTGATGACTTAGAGTTGGCTGTTGATTCGATGAATGTGCCTGGATTTGAAGTAAAAAGTGGTACTATTGATCACCTTGATCTACAATTGACTGTATCTGGCGGAGTGGGGATAAAAGGCAGAGGGTTACTGTTCGAGTTAAAGCCAAAACTATCAGAACAAGGGTCGCCATTTTCATTGGCCAAGAGTATCCAGGATTTAACAAATTCTATCATACAGCTTCCCGATGTTTCAACAGAGATGAGTGGCCCAAATGATTTGCCAGAAGGAATCACTGCCAGCAGCAGTAGCGCGAGTAGCAGTGGAGAAGATGACGGTGCGCATACTGTAGGGAAATTGGAAAGTATGAGGAATAAGCTGTTGAATGTTGCGCTTTCGCAGCTGACGATTACTTTTGACGATATAAAAGCTAGactttttcttgaagatcataCAGTTATTGAGTTAAGTTTGGGCACCATTGATTTCCAGACAGAGAGAACCTCTTTGCGGAGAGTGTCAATAACTGATTTCCGCGCTTCTCAATTCAAGCGTGAAGATACTAAGGACGAGGTACACAGCGACGCGGATGA
This genomic interval carries:
- the TDEL0E00320 gene encoding uncharacterized protein, encoding MKLTSLSLLAFTALGESLAAPVLNSNSSIELETSLAEQFVSWPEPTFPKLYHTCNTTNTRMLNSAFKDSVEATAVAKRRLLKFGVDDAYYKRWFGDGSIFSVMGVLDHLIESSKEGVLFRCDDIDGLCAENPDYYAGHHRESAPSETVICDYYYRSKRPLSTVCFDGTITDVGPTHYAGIDLLHRYLHVPSMNLDFVGEFAEDLEEILEYAESNSTYAVRNADSYLYYIADVYTSSVVPGGCLGDI
- the TDEL0E00330 gene encoding homeobox domain-containing protein, whose amino-acid sequence is MLNMLNDKFIHMQQKTYIEGNACIGGSEQSVTDRSSKSTSLETDISVTSSTVTRKRLSDEVRLLLERLYERKRALNSKERHLVAKVCGLSPRQVRVWFANKRRRANAAYNRN
- the TDEL0E00340 gene encoding uncharacterized protein encodes the protein MVCVSECTLPKAGLEYTDESKDFVFFRLGDKKQANSVKFTFVGQKVFKTNQLAEFNLSDEGTKKKDSQTLITRPRNCFIIMRTLIHNVIIRCLEKCDISSLKHVSAITSQLWGKNDGIFQLYFELLSQFEEHWHLNIYPEYRYHKVNKISRQLENKLVYQNMLNRMRYFTASSLLSKLEGILTFPVASAADTAVDATAAAEIPTAAEPFSSTYTYFSLSFHQSGVKHQYHPRQQHRQVINSTVRVGKTQQQDFASPQERKSFDALHNKRPRADSVDDGKLNRKNRCKAVTQETLCDRIKFGLPKRNGRSPLSLERARKSNTSRSKESLNQEQNALKTVTTSAQTDPTDSTRKCSALFSHGRIPVSQQTFFKSMPFKDVQSTSVPSTMASSTQLPGSNVNSLRKNPKRVYSKPQCMVGSKQRLDVQDLYLEKKPIIVLSSDQPYND
- the SIR1 gene encoding Sir1p, which produces MPVYPVIYGPKGQLTVIDGFVVKLTTQKNDERNGSETQDPDTTQKIRALQSAFQCESLRRLQHVSSNFVVTNNSMLFEVVTEKEYIMFVNSKGRFYCRKIHHSKATHVAIAIRMTRKRGQRTSKYVVYGKPLNIHSIETSVLLKQQEKDLENYRRESPGNLPTPEIKHEEVNFKIKVITEEELMKLSKISPTAIAKESSPRYANHVRNSLAHFKETLFQYCLQRSLIKLERMIKVLLEFPNLAQHSTKITTLHKECQVLTQHNVSLAHDRLFDSCFGSATNQPSGSIKSSSHGTPVDRCEILPKHTMTSEHQLAQDTGGTGRRGAGRLSAKRREPRPVTKRRKSHLEDSSELLADRMQEVSSKNFNTSQGDKGASIEADDLLVKIQDPLSHHCPKINYSLAGHDLAVSSKPKALEQIRLSAKGGEPSTEQLIRRIQIFCGYPEQRLLYVETFDLLVRKATASFDKR